The following proteins are encoded in a genomic region of Chrysemys picta bellii isolate R12L10 unplaced genomic scaffold, ASM1138683v2 scaf4375, whole genome shotgun sequence:
- the LOC101933148 gene encoding olfactory receptor 10A4-like — MIYSESDPGENQTISEVFILVGFSNLNKLQIVLFLVLLVIYLVTLIGNLLFILLIKLNPSLHTPMYFFLVNLSFLEICFTSSVVPQLLIHLLVEQKTITIAGCAAQMYVISIMGLTECCLLAVMAYDRYIAICHPLHYKTIMSGRACAQLAGASWIIGISVEVAQTTWIFSLPFCGSNRIHHFFCDIPPVLKMACTDTSKNEIMVFTVSVLFIMSPFLMIILSYICIISTILMLPSVEGRNKAFSTCSSHLTVVTLFYGMALISYLGLKSSFTPESNQMISLMNTIVGPVLNPIIYTLRNKDVKGAFRKTVEKSIFSHNRRKQRMKDRVS; from the coding sequence ATGATCTATTCTGAGAGTGACCCAGGAGAGAACCAGACCATATCTGAAGTATTCATCCTGGTGGGGTTTTCAAACCTTAACAAGCTGCAAATCGTTCTGTTTCTGGTGCTTCTGGTCATCTACCTGGTCACCCTGATAGGGAACCTCCTTTTTATCCTGCTTATAAAGCTAAACCcctcactccacacccccatgtatttcttcctggtgAACCTGTCTTTCTTGGAAATCTGCTTCACCAGCAGTGTGGTTCCTCAGCTGCTGATTCACCTCCTGGTGGAGCAAAAGACCATCACCATTGCGGGCTGCGCTGCCCAAATGTACGTCATCTCCATCATGGGCCTGACGGAATGCTGCCTCCTAGCAGTCATGGCGTATGACCGTTACATCGCCATTTGTCACCCCCTGCACTACAAAACTATCATGAGTGGCCGGGCGTGTGCACAGCTCGCGGGTGCTTCATGGATCATCGGCATCTCGGTGGAAGTAGCTCAGACCACTTGGATCTTCAGCCTGCCCTTCTGTGGCTCCAACCGCATCcaccacttcttctgtgacatcccaccAGTGTTGAAGATGGCATGTACGGACACATCCAAAAATGAGATTATGGTCTTCACTGTGTCGGTGCTGTTCATCATGAGCCCTTTCCTGATGATAATCCTGTCCTACATCTGCATTATTTCCACCATCCTCATGCTGCCATCAGTGGAGGGAAGgaataaagccttctccacctgctcctctcacctcacagTGGTGACATTGTTCTATGGAATGGCCCTTATCTCTTACCTGGGGCTCAAGTCTAGCTTCACCCCGGAAAGTAATCAAATGATTTCCCTCATGAACACAATTGTGGGACCAGTGTTGAACCCCATAATATAcactctgaggaacaaagacgtGAAGGGAGCCTTTAGAAAAACAGTAGAGAAGAG